The Hypomesus transpacificus isolate Combined female chromosome 6, fHypTra1, whole genome shotgun sequence genomic interval AGACTGTCTCAGCTCATCTCCACTTAGCCATGCCCCACAAATAGCACAGCATACAAAGGCCCTCTGCTATTTTCAGTAGAAGTTCCAGTAACTTAATGCTTTCTATGTCACATCATACATAAAGACATTTAACATGTATTGTGTCTATAAGACAGAGAGGCCAGTTAAATAAAACAGTAAAACTTAAGACACATAAACTAGGGACTACCTCGTtcttatgatcagtgacctatgctcttttgtaaagctctctcttggaagtcgctttggataaaagcgtctgctcagtgcataaatgtaaatgtaaataaattgtAGATGTTGACATTGAACATGTATTGTGTCTATAAGACAGAGAGGCCAGTTAAATAAAACTGTAAAACTTAAGACACATAAATTGTAGATGTtgcatttaaaaaacatttttttaactaCCTTGTAATGATTTCCTGGAACAAAACGTCTTTGGATTATTCCATTATAGGTATTGAGACATTGAAGGAATTCATACGTTTATTAAAACTTATAATATAAACGTATACTCAAAAAGATATTTAGTAAAATATTTAGCTTTTGGGGAGGTGTTTTTCCATCTCACATTTTTGAAATGTACATAGATTACATTCTCAAGTACTCATTCACTCTTATCACAAAGCGCCATGCCAGCCAGCCATGTAGCTCAAGCCCTTGTCTGCTTAAGTTTGCAGAGTGACATAGAGAGTTTAGCTAGAAAGCTTTGTAGTACAAAGCAACCCTTCCAAAATTTAAAACAGCAGAACTTGGTGGAATGTAATTTCTCAAACGGAAGCAGAGTTCAGCTTAATGCTCCATAATATTGTGCTTTAAACATGATAAACATTCTGGAAAAACAagatataattatttatttgtctTGTTAGTTACTGAAGCACAGCTATTGTAAACAATGtccaaatgcaaaaaaaaaaaaaaattaattgacaatgttttcacagatcagacacttttatccaaagtgaagaGAAGACTTGAAATGGTCTGGCACTTCTTAATCTGCTAGCAGATACTTTACCACTGCTTAATAAGATGCAAATGTAATCTAATCTGAACCGGTTGCCATTCTTCATGTATTATCTGTTCTGCAATTACTAAATTAGCTCCAGCAAATTTGGACTCAACCCAGCAGTGATAGTCTTATTCATTTTTGATTATACAATAGATGGATTATAATTTGACCAAAATGAaacaatcaaactttatttatttCTATCGAACATGTCATACCAGGAGGCAACACAATATGCTTCACAGAGGGGTGTCTCAGGTTGATACCAGAGGCTGTTTGTTACACTGTCTTGTAGGTGATTACAATATGTCCTTATAATCTCTGGTTTTTCTCATGGTCCTAGGAACAGGTTTCTATGCATTCCCCTAGAATCTTTGTTTCCTTTTCGTATGCTTCCTGATGTAATGTTTGACTGTTCGTGATCCTATTGATTGAAAGACTCAACTGTGTCACATGTTAATTGAAAGAAGTACATTTGAAATACTACACATATTATTTGCACCGTCAGATCTGACCTGCAAAACCTTAACTGGTGAACAACTGTGTTAGAATAAGATCACAATGTTGTAGCGAGTTCAACACGTCAATAACAATACTGATTAATTAACTAAGACCTTGCTtcaaaaatatcactagaaagATGTTGATAACATTTGATTTAttcacattcacatttacaATATGCATACATACAAAAGGTTATTACATGTTGTTGGCCATTTAAtagtaacacaatgttaaattgTGCAAACTTGCATTATACTTTTGATGAAGAActctaaaatgtaaaaatatatagaCTTTTCATATTTACAAAGGGCCTGGTACAGAAATGTTATGAGCGATACAGGAAAGTTTAGATAAGGAAAGGCATGTGGATTGGATATACTGTAATAAGATGTGCAATGTCACTAAATGGTTATCAATCTGCCCTCTGACAACACCGCAGACATGTGGAATAAACATGAACATTCATGAAATtaagagaagacaggagagaattAGAGTAATGGGGAAAAAGCGTATAATTAGCATAAGGTACTATGAAGCCATGTGAAGAAAAGAAGGCTCCCCCCCCAAGTGCTTCCTCTTAAATCCTTGTTTACTGGGCTATGGGACTTAAAAGAGGCTCAGAAGTCATTGGGTAGGTTGTCGGCTCCATCCGGTCAGCTGCGAGACATGCGTTTGCGGTACTGCTCCACCAGGGGCACCAAACACCGAGGCGAGCCGCTCTGCAGGAGAAACGGGTGTTCCAGCAGGTCGCTGGCACTAGCACGCTCCTTAGGGTCCCTGGTTAGCATGCAGTTCAGGAAGTCCTTCAACACAGGAGAAATCTGTGAAGGAAGAGGAAATCCTTGGTTTCAGTGTTCAAAATCCAGTAAGAACgatctctctttttgtctgtaCACTTTAAAGCCCATGGCTGGGTTTGTGCGTCACCTTCTGTGTGTTCTTGACAGTTGGTGCCGGCTCATCTCTCAATCTCTTCATAGCTGCCACTGGTGTGTCACTGAAGTAGGGAGGCTCTCCGTCCACCATCTCCACCACCATGATGCCCAGGGACCACACGTCCACCTGACAGGCATTGCATACATGGTCTATTTGCACACACTGGCTAATGCCACAATACACAATATACTTGAATCTTGTTTAATGCAAATCTCATGTAAAAGAGTGTCTGCTGGATATGGAAGACACATGATATTTTCTCTCTTGAGTAACATAACAACACGAGTAGAAAACTTCTGTCTTAGATAAGCACATACCTCACAGGACAACAGACCACACTATCTAATAGACTCTTTTTAGAACGACCTGATAAACTCAGTATGAGTGGCATTGTTGAGGGTAGGGAGGTGTTTCTAACAATATGAAGagagtgtgtacagtatgtgactgTGTTGGTGAGGTgattggtatggaaagctaacGGGAGCACAGTCATATTTTAGTTGAATGAATTAAAGGAAATACAGTACTTTCATAACATAAAAACTCAAAGACATGTATATTTCTAGATTGTTTTAGTGTTTTGGGGCTGAAAGGGGTTTCTCCCCTGTTGTATTATAATGAGTGATGTTACCTCAGTTCCATAGGGCGTCTTTGAGATGACCTCTGGGGCCATCCAGTAGGGGGTTCCAACCAGGGACTTCCTCTTAGAGATGTCTTTGCTGATCTGTGCACAGAATCCAAAGTCTGATAGCTTGATCTGAAAAAGGAGTAGAGGGACCAACATTAGAGGACAAGGGCACTCACCGTCTTAGATCTGTGTTACTGCATGTTTTCTACAGAACCAGTGAGTTGCTGTGGGGGCGTCACTAAATGAATCAATCAATGAGGGAAATGTGTACTTCATTCAAATAAAGCTTGATATTCACCAAATAATATGATGATGTTTGTACATGGAATGGTAAGATTCTAATGGTAAATATCTACAATGATTGTGAATGTGCAATTCGGCATGTTTTTTAAATAGTTACCCTTCCGTCCAACGTCAGCAATATGGAGTCACTTTTGATGTCTCTGTGTATGACCCCTTGGGAGTGCAGATAGGCTAGGGCCTGCagaacagcctcacacacagtgGCTATCTGCTCTTCATTTAACCTGGTGAAACATCATCGTGCACGCTGATAAGCAACAGATCAGCCTGTCTTTGTCACAATGTGTATCTGGTGAGAAGCTCTGACAGTTTATGGCAGGGTATGAGAAAGCTGGCTGTACATGCAGAATATTATTTGCAGCCCTTCTCATCCTTTGGCAAAAACAACAATGGTGTCACAGAGAACTTACGGCTGTTGCCAACCCTTGTAATCAAAATTACATTGCCCAGAATGACCTGTGTTATACTGTGCATATGACAAATAAATCACTTTGACTAAAGGGTTATTATGTTGTTTGTGGCAGTATAATAATATTTCTCAACAACAGGAGACTTAACATAGCAAACACCAACTACTTAACAATGTACTCAAATCTGTCAAATTGTTTTAGTTTGCATAACCTCCCTCACAATACACTAAGCCTTCTTTAAAATAATACGCAAGATATTaaataaaattacattttgtaaTCCAAAATAACattaacaacataaaacatCACAGTGTATTCATGTTGTGTTTTTGCCTCACCTGGTTTCACTAACAATGTTGGTCAGAGCACCGCCCTGCAGGTACTCCATGATAACCCATAGCTCCTCCTCTACCAGGGCACTCCTGTACATCTCCACTACATTCTGGTGACGGTAGTCCCTCATAATGACCACCTTTGGGAGACCAACACAGATATATGAGGAGAAGCTGTAGCTAGGAGACCAATTCTAAGTTAACTCTATTGTTATGAAGAAAGGATTGGATAGGCTTTCATATTATTTTCTTTGAAAAATATGGGCACATTTAGTTTGGAGAAATTACATTTACTATTGCACTCTTTCATGTCATTGAGTTGAGAGACCATATACCTCATTAAAGAGCAGCTCCCTGCGCTGCTGCTTCCTGAGATCCATCATCTTCACTGCCACCTGCCGCCCGCTGTGCTTCTCCCGGGCGATACAGACCACCCCTGTGGAGCCCTCTCCGATCTTCACAAAGTTCTCCAGCAGGATTCGCGGGTCACCTTTGTCCACCACCATCTGAAGGGCTGCCTTGAACTGCTCGTGGGTCACCTTGGCTGTTTCCGGCTCCGGACCGGGCCTGAGTTTGGCCTGCTGGGCTGgtctgagagagggggaatatCCTCCGACAGGGCTGGTGGCTGGGGAGCCTGTGGGTGAAGGCCTAGGCTGGGAAGGGCTATCTTGTTTGGGTAGGAGGGATTGGGAGGCATCCTGGCCCATGTTAATGATGGGGGACAGGCCAATAGTGTAGCTGGAAGAGGGGCGCAATGGTCTGTTTGTTCGTCCACGACCTGCTATTGGGCTGCTGGTGCCATTGGGTAGGGGCATTGGAGACAAGCCCAAGGAGTTCACCTGGGAGGTAAATGATTCAGTTGAGGATTAGGATTAAATTCTTAACTTCCTAATCACCTCTCAGGTTACTACACAGTAAAATTCCTTGACTGTTACCAAGGTTGCTGTGATATGTGACCCTGTATTATAGGAATAATTACTTTAATTGTGTATTCTC includes:
- the LOC124468717 gene encoding serine/threonine-protein kinase PAK 6-like isoform X2, with protein sequence MFRRKKKRRPEISAPRDFEHRVHTSFDTAKGCFVGLPPQWQSVIETLRRPKPVVDPSRITNVELRPKKTMVRGSFIGHGDYIAQVIAEMTKVSVTSSNSLRRSSPSARKRARSMGRLGELIEGDTYEYQGLQTPHKAGGNSTCWQDRVRQVRSESGSPKLVPKKSSTLQPNGVMSRAKSSYEMEISSVGNPALLPRTSISTTPREGGTTAHPTTDRLGKLTGQKDRTANQRPSSCVYNLQTGKQTGANVRAKPAVNHMPDLLSTSKEMPRRPHSSYDLKVNSLGLSPMPLPNGTSSPIAGRGRTNRPLRPSSSYTIGLSPIINMGQDASQSLLPKQDSPSQPRPSPTGSPATSPVGGYSPSLRPAQQAKLRPGPEPETAKVTHEQFKAALQMVVDKGDPRILLENFVKIGEGSTGVVCIAREKHSGRQVAVKMMDLRKQQRRELLFNEVVIMRDYRHQNVVEMYRSALVEEELWVIMEYLQGGALTNIVSETRLNEEQIATVCEAVLQALAYLHSQGVIHRDIKSDSILLTLDGRIKLSDFGFCAQISKDISKRKSLVGTPYWMAPEVISKTPYGTEVDVWSLGIMVVEMVDGEPPYFSDTPVAAMKRLRDEPAPTVKNTQKISPVLKDFLNCMLTRDPKERASASDLLEHPFLLQSGSPRCLVPLVEQYRKRMSRS
- the LOC124468717 gene encoding serine/threonine-protein kinase PAK 6-like isoform X1, coding for MALKERLASCFNSGPSHLPQAFPFGSAGCLGMFRRKKKRRPEISAPRDFEHRVHTSFDTAKGCFVGLPPQWQSVIETLRRPKPVVDPSRITNVELRPKKTMVRGSFIGHGDYIAQVIAEMTKVSVTSSNSLRRSSPSARKRARSMGRLGELIEGDTYEYQGLQTPHKAGGNSTCWQDRVRQVRSESGSPKLVPKKSSTLQPNGVMSRAKSSYEMEISSVGNPALLPRTSISTTPREGGTTAHPTTDRLGKLTGQKDRTANQRPSSCVYNLQTGKQTGANVRAKPAVNHMPDLLSTSKEMPRRPHSSYDLKVNSLGLSPMPLPNGTSSPIAGRGRTNRPLRPSSSYTIGLSPIINMGQDASQSLLPKQDSPSQPRPSPTGSPATSPVGGYSPSLRPAQQAKLRPGPEPETAKVTHEQFKAALQMVVDKGDPRILLENFVKIGEGSTGVVCIAREKHSGRQVAVKMMDLRKQQRRELLFNEVVIMRDYRHQNVVEMYRSALVEEELWVIMEYLQGGALTNIVSETRLNEEQIATVCEAVLQALAYLHSQGVIHRDIKSDSILLTLDGRIKLSDFGFCAQISKDISKRKSLVGTPYWMAPEVISKTPYGTEVDVWSLGIMVVEMVDGEPPYFSDTPVAAMKRLRDEPAPTVKNTQKISPVLKDFLNCMLTRDPKERASASDLLEHPFLLQSGSPRCLVPLVEQYRKRMSRS